One region of Pristis pectinata isolate sPriPec2 chromosome 30, sPriPec2.1.pri, whole genome shotgun sequence genomic DNA includes:
- the LOC127584730 gene encoding fatty acid-binding protein, intestinal-like isoform X1 → MIRCEACKPPRSLRYRGVSSCSRGVPEKQRKMVLDDRLEMGIKQEGSKFTIVEKSCLCTKTSEWFLDEEFENILADGSQVKGTFVLSKPNCLTGHFKKLSDGKDFTIIREVDGDTLVQVIKIDGQEAKRTFKKQ, encoded by the exons ATGATCAGGTGTGAAGCTTGTAAACCTCCCAGATCCCTGCGGTACCGAGGTGTGAGCAGCTGCAGCCGAG GTGTTCCTGAGAAGCAGCGAAAGATGGTGCTGGATGACAGGCTAGAAATGGGCATAAAGCAAGAAGGAAGCAAGTTCACAATCGTTGAGAAAAGCTGCCTTTGTACTAAGACTTCGGAGTGGTTTTTGGATGAAGAATTCGAAAACATCCTTGCTGACGGGAGTCAGGTGAAG GGAACATTTGTCTTGTCCAAGCCAAATTGCCTAACTGGACATTTTAAGAAGCTTTCAGATGGAAAAGACTTTACCATCATCAGAGAGGTTGACGGTGATACACTGGTGCAG GTCATTAAGATTGACGGACAGGAAGCCAAAAGAACCTTCAAGAAACAGTGA
- the LOC127584730 gene encoding fatty acid-binding protein, intestinal-like isoform X2, with translation MAFNGDWKVCENDNFEAFLIALGVPEKQRKMVLDDRLEMGIKQEGSKFTIVEKSCLCTKTSEWFLDEEFENILADGSQVKGTFVLSKPNCLTGHFKKLSDGKDFTIIREVDGDTLVQVIKIDGQEAKRTFKKQ, from the exons ATGGCTTTCAATGGAGATTGGAAAGTCTGTGAAAATGATAACTTTGAAGCTTTTCTCATTGCCTTGG GTGTTCCTGAGAAGCAGCGAAAGATGGTGCTGGATGACAGGCTAGAAATGGGCATAAAGCAAGAAGGAAGCAAGTTCACAATCGTTGAGAAAAGCTGCCTTTGTACTAAGACTTCGGAGTGGTTTTTGGATGAAGAATTCGAAAACATCCTTGCTGACGGGAGTCAGGTGAAG GGAACATTTGTCTTGTCCAAGCCAAATTGCCTAACTGGACATTTTAAGAAGCTTTCAGATGGAAAAGACTTTACCATCATCAGAGAGGTTGACGGTGATACACTGGTGCAG GTCATTAAGATTGACGGACAGGAAGCCAAAAGAACCTTCAAGAAACAGTGA